One genomic region from Clostridium saccharobutylicum DSM 13864 encodes:
- a CDS encoding condensation domain-containing protein produces MDLFRSVFYEENNVLIQKNLDKYNYKIKEYSLGGETEKERYEASMKMLNNHANTTLTVDKLPFEVEVYYVAEENCILFISISHIISDGSSLVLFVKELVNNYNGEEDKNEVLQQIDHNLWKEKLAKSEESKKQNEHWKNQLKDIQLEIDFPGDREIREEDYVGEQTRFTIEEDFYKNLCKFIRKEKVSMCAPSLYAFNLLIAKRTLISYVYLWMNWAENICRF; encoded by the coding sequence TTGGATTTATTTAGAAGTGTATTTTATGAAGAAAATAATGTTTTAATTCAAAAAAATTTAGATAAGTATAATTATAAAATAAAAGAATATTCTCTTGGAGGTGAAACCGAAAAAGAAAGATATGAAGCTAGTATGAAGATGTTAAATAATCATGCCAATACTACATTAACAGTTGATAAACTACCATTTGAAGTAGAAGTATATTATGTGGCAGAAGAAAATTGTATTTTATTTATAAGCATAAGCCACATAATAAGTGATGGCAGTTCGCTTGTTTTATTCGTTAAAGAATTAGTAAATAATTATAACGGAGAAGAAGATAAAAATGAAGTGCTTCAACAAATAGATCACAATTTATGGAAAGAAAAACTTGCGAAATCTGAAGAAAGTAAAAAACAAAATGAACATTGGAAAAATCAATTAAAAGATATTCAATTAGAAATAGATTTTCCAGGAGACAGAGAAATTAGAGAAGAAGATTATGTTGGAGAACAAACTAGATTTACTATTGAAGAAGATTTCTATAAAAACCTATGCAAGTTTATAAGAAAGGAAAAAGTAAGTATGTGTGCACCTTCATTGTATGCATTTAACTTATTAATAGCTAAGAGAACATTAATAAGTTATGTATATTTATGGATGAATTGGGCGGAGAATATATGCAGGTTTTAA
- a CDS encoding double-cubane-cluster-containing anaerobic reductase, producing MKLQKNLPEIFEEFGEGRRNAFIKAKELKDKDIPLIGVFCTYFPQEIALSMGAATVSLCATSDETIADAEQDLPRNLCPLIKSSYGFAKTDKCPFFFFSDLIVGETTCDGKKKMYEYLSDFKPVHVMELPNSQSEDGLKLWKNEIIKLKSTLEEMFDVKISEDDIRKAIKIKNNERKALKKFYELGKREPVAMLGQDIFKVINGTTFSFDKEAIPKQMDELIEKIDCEYESEKKYELKPRILITGCPIGGAAEKVIKAIEDNGAYVVAFENCSVAKAVDELVDEENPDVYDALSRKYLSIGCSCMTPNLNRIKLLNKMIDEYKVDAVVDVVLTACHTYNVETLSIKRFVNNEKNKPYMSVETDFSTNDIGQLNTRMAAFIEML from the coding sequence ATGAAATTACAAAAGAATTTACCAGAAATATTTGAGGAATTTGGAGAAGGAAGAAGAAATGCTTTTATTAAAGCTAAGGAACTTAAAGATAAGGATATACCTTTAATAGGCGTGTTTTGTACTTACTTTCCACAAGAAATAGCATTATCAATGGGGGCAGCTACAGTTTCACTTTGTGCAACATCTGATGAAACTATTGCAGATGCAGAACAAGATCTTCCACGTAATTTATGTCCATTAATTAAATCAAGTTATGGTTTTGCTAAAACTGACAAATGCCCTTTCTTTTTCTTTTCAGATTTAATTGTTGGAGAAACAACTTGTGATGGTAAAAAGAAAATGTATGAATATCTTTCAGATTTTAAACCAGTACATGTCATGGAACTTCCAAATTCTCAAAGTGAAGATGGACTTAAGTTATGGAAAAATGAAATAATTAAGTTAAAATCAACTTTAGAAGAAATGTTTGATGTAAAAATAAGTGAAGATGATATAAGAAAAGCTATTAAAATAAAAAATAACGAACGTAAAGCATTAAAGAAATTTTATGAATTAGGTAAAAGAGAACCAGTTGCAATGTTAGGGCAAGATATATTTAAGGTTATAAATGGAACAACATTTAGTTTTGATAAGGAAGCAATTCCGAAGCAAATGGATGAGTTGATTGAAAAAATTGATTGTGAATATGAATCAGAAAAGAAATATGAATTAAAGCCTCGTATATTAATAACTGGATGTCCTATTGGGGGAGCAGCTGAAAAAGTTATTAAGGCAATTGAAGATAATGGCGCTTATGTAGTTGCTTTTGAAAATTGCAGTGTTGCAAAGGCGGTTGATGAATTAGTGGATGAAGAAAATCCTGATGTTTATGATGCTCTTTCTCGTAAATACTTATCAATTGGATGTTCTTGCATGACCCCTAATCTTAATAGAATTAAGCTACTTAATAAAATGATTGATGAATATAAAGTAGATGCTGTAGTTGATGTAGTATTAACAGCTTGCCATACATATAACGTTGAAACCTTATCGATTAAAAGATTTGTAAATAATGAAAAAAATAAACCATATATGAGTGTAGAAACTGATTTTTCCACTAATGATATAGGGCAATTAAATACAAGAATGGCTGCATTTATAGAAATGCTTTAG
- the yqeC gene encoding selenium cofactor biosynthesis protein YqeC: MKVFEFSNGEINEKKSLVETLKIDINKKNIISFVGGGGKTSLIYELANELSKLDKKVIVTTTTHMFMPKSNVVLSGKKDDIVKLLCSENMITVGMLCDEKNVKFNHNQLKNRKTFDTIEQGKLKKIKGLPRNISVSLIELAHFVLVEADGAKRMPLKVPAQHEPVILDGSNLVIGVCGIDSIGKPINETCHRSNLVADFLNVHENHIINESDIAKILLSNRGQKKDVKCDYKVIINKVDNKERLENAKRISSEFCKLGYNHLILTAFRHIQKHNY, encoded by the coding sequence ATGAAAGTTTTCGAATTTAGTAATGGAGAAATAAATGAAAAAAAGTCATTAGTAGAAACATTAAAAATAGATATTAATAAAAAGAATATAATTTCATTTGTTGGTGGTGGAGGTAAAACAAGTCTTATATATGAATTGGCAAATGAATTAAGTAAATTAGATAAAAAGGTTATTGTAACTACAACTACCCATATGTTTATGCCAAAAAGCAATGTTGTACTTTCTGGGAAAAAAGATGATATAGTTAAATTACTATGTAGTGAAAATATGATTACAGTTGGAATGTTATGTGATGAAAAAAATGTAAAATTTAATCATAATCAATTGAAAAACAGGAAAACATTTGATACGATTGAACAAGGAAAATTAAAAAAAATAAAAGGATTACCAAGAAATATATCTGTAAGTCTTATAGAATTGGCACATTTTGTTTTAGTTGAAGCTGATGGGGCAAAAAGGATGCCACTTAAAGTACCAGCACAACACGAACCAGTAATATTAGATGGAAGCAATTTAGTTATTGGTGTGTGTGGAATTGATTCAATTGGAAAACCAATAAATGAAACATGTCATAGATCTAATTTAGTCGCAGATTTTTTAAATGTTCATGAAAATCATATTATTAATGAAAGCGATATTGCTAAGATATTATTAAGTAACAGAGGACAAAAAAAAGATGTAAAATGTGATTATAAAGTTATCATAAATAAAGTTGATAATAAGGAAAGATTAGAAAATGCTAAGAGGATTTCAAGTGAATTTTGTAAATTAGGATATAATCACTTAATATTAACTGCATTTAGGCACATTCAAAAACATAATTATTGA
- a CDS encoding acyl-CoA dehydratase activase: MNKYTLGIDSGSTTTKGVLFDGKNIVKTMIVKTSAKPKESIYKIYNELYSDDVGYTIATGYGRNLLKEANKTVTEITCHAQGAAFLNPTIRGVIDIGGQDSKVILLDNSLNVIDFLMNDKCAAGTGRFVDVMMRTLEEDMSNIDDFVKDRNPVTISSMCTVFAESEIISLLAKDVHRGDIALGIIHSICKRTANFAQRLSLQGDIFFSGGLALSEVFRANLEVYLNRKVITNDLCQFAGAIGAATIAYRKIKAR, translated from the coding sequence ATGAATAAATATACTTTGGGAATAGATTCAGGATCAACAACTACAAAAGGTGTATTATTTGATGGTAAAAATATTGTTAAAACGATGATTGTAAAAACTTCTGCAAAACCAAAGGAAAGTATTTATAAAATATATAACGAACTTTATTCAGATGATGTAGGATATACTATAGCTACAGGTTATGGCAGAAATTTATTAAAAGAAGCTAATAAAACTGTTACTGAAATAACCTGTCATGCACAAGGTGCAGCTTTTCTTAATCCAACTATTAGAGGAGTTATAGATATAGGTGGACAAGATTCGAAAGTTATTTTGTTAGACAATTCATTAAATGTTATTGATTTTCTGATGAATGATAAATGTGCAGCTGGAACTGGAAGATTTGTTGATGTTATGATGAGAACTTTAGAAGAAGATATGAGCAATATAGATGATTTTGTGAAAGACAGAAATCCAGTAACCATATCTAGTATGTGTACTGTTTTTGCTGAAAGTGAAATTATTAGTCTTCTTGCAAAAGATGTTCATAGAGGTGATATTGCTCTTGGAATAATTCATTCAATATGTAAAAGGACAGCCAATTTTGCACAAAGGTTAAGTTTACAAGGAGATATATTTTTTAGTGGTGGACTTGCTTTATCTGAAGTTTTCAGAGCAAATCTTGAAGTATACCTTAATAGAAAAGTAATAACTAATGATTTATGTCAGTTTGCAGGTGCAATTGGTGCAGCCACTATAGCATATAGAAAAATTAAGGCACGCTAA
- the yedF gene encoding sulfurtransferase-like selenium metabolism protein YedF → MNKLIDAKGKNCPIPVIMAKKEIDNGNENFIIEVDNKIAVQNLQRLANSQGLSSSVKEENEVFKVIFLNDNNQTDECIECNEILSEIEDNKNQISTWSVFIGKEIIGDGNEELGKSLMKMYFYTISEGNDLPKSILFMNDGVKVITLNEQAIEHLKDLEEKGVEILVCGTCLNFYGLQEKLTVGKISNMYDITNSMKESSKVITL, encoded by the coding sequence ATGAATAAATTAATCGATGCTAAAGGGAAAAATTGTCCTATTCCAGTAATAATGGCAAAAAAAGAAATTGATAATGGAAATGAAAATTTTATAATTGAGGTTGATAATAAAATTGCTGTTCAAAATCTTCAAAGATTAGCTAATAGTCAAGGATTATCATCAAGTGTAAAAGAAGAAAATGAGGTATTTAAAGTTATATTTTTAAATGATAACAATCAAACTGATGAATGTATAGAATGTAATGAAATATTATCTGAAATAGAAGATAATAAAAATCAAATAAGTACTTGGTCTGTATTTATAGGAAAAGAAATTATTGGAGATGGAAATGAAGAACTTGGAAAGTCATTAATGAAGATGTATTTTTATACAATATCAGAAGGAAATGATTTACCAAAATCAATTTTATTTATGAATGATGGAGTAAAGGTGATTACATTAAATGAACAAGCTATAGAACATTTAAAAGACCTTGAAGAAAAAGGCGTTGAAATTTTAGTTTGTGGTACATGTCTTAATTTTTATGGACTTCAAGAAAAGCTAACAGTAGGAAAAATAAGCAATATGTATGATATAACAAATTCTATGAAGGAATCATCAAAAGTTATTACGCTTTAA
- a CDS encoding 4'-phosphopantetheinyl transferase family protein encodes MYNKKEIVIYKRKDNLMSINNPTVLYFENIQSITEKQFDTFFNYLPNYRKEKILKYKFQKDKNTSLIAFLLLLYGLNITCPENIPNMCYNFGKPFFKNIPDLHFNFSHSDNEAACIISKYPCGIDIQAISNIDYNLLSYVCTPKEKELIEHSLCDFNATFTKLWSIKESYFKFTSTGLNNDINKLDFSYILDKSDCSIDTLLDFNNSCKLSTIRLSSSYLSICLHKNDLSNINIKNLYLHDFTTKFQ; translated from the coding sequence ATGTATAATAAAAAAGAAATAGTTATTTATAAAAGAAAGGATAATCTTATGAGCATAAATAATCCAACAGTCTTATACTTCGAAAATATTCAATCTATAACAGAAAAACAATTTGATACTTTTTTTAATTATCTTCCTAATTATAGAAAAGAAAAGATATTAAAATATAAATTCCAAAAAGATAAAAATACTTCTTTAATAGCGTTCCTTTTATTGCTTTATGGATTAAATATAACATGTCCAGAAAATATTCCTAATATGTGTTATAACTTTGGTAAACCATTTTTTAAAAACATTCCTGATCTTCATTTTAATTTTTCTCATAGTGATAATGAAGCTGCATGTATTATTTCTAAATATCCATGTGGTATAGATATACAAGCTATTTCTAATATAGATTACAATCTTCTTTCTTATGTATGTACACCTAAAGAAAAAGAATTGATCGAACATTCTTTATGTGATTTCAATGCTACTTTTACAAAACTATGGTCAATAAAAGAAAGCTATTTTAAATTTACTTCCACTGGATTAAATAATGACATTAACAAATTAGACTTTTCTTATATTCTTGATAAATCAGATTGCAGTATAGACACTTTATTAGACTTCAATAATTCATGTAAATTAAGTACAATCAGGTTATCTTCTTCTTATCTATCTATATGTTTACATAAAAATGATTTATCTAACATAAATATAAAAAATCTATATTTACATGATTTCACAACAAAATTTCAATAA
- the yqeB gene encoding selenium-dependent molybdenum cofactor biosynthesis protein YqeB, producing the protein MILIKGAGDLATGVAHRLKKCGFDIVMTEIAQPTTVRRTVAFSQAVYDKEVEVEGIKAILALKNDDIDNIISNGNIAVLVDEEAKIVDEIKPDVIIDAIIAKKNLGTHIDDAQIVIALGPGFTAGVDCNCVVETKRGHYLGKSIYNGNAIPDTGVPGNIGGYTNERIIRATDDGKIKPVSKIGDYVEKGDIVAYVNDTPIFAELNGIVRGMLQDGVYVYNTMKSGDIDPRCEKDHCFTISDKARSISGGVLEAILYLRHNQK; encoded by the coding sequence ATGATATTAATAAAAGGTGCTGGAGATTTAGCTACAGGAGTTGCTCATAGATTGAAAAAGTGTGGTTTTGATATTGTAATGACAGAAATTGCACAGCCTACTACAGTAAGAAGAACTGTGGCTTTTTCACAAGCAGTATATGATAAAGAAGTAGAAGTTGAGGGCATAAAAGCAATATTGGCACTTAAAAATGACGATATTGATAATATAATTTCAAATGGAAACATTGCAGTCTTAGTTGATGAAGAAGCTAAAATTGTAGATGAAATTAAACCAGATGTAATAATTGATGCTATAATTGCAAAGAAAAATTTAGGAACACATATTGATGATGCACAAATTGTAATTGCACTTGGACCAGGATTTACAGCTGGAGTTGATTGCAATTGTGTTGTTGAAACAAAAAGGGGACATTATTTGGGAAAATCAATATATAATGGAAATGCTATACCTGATACAGGGGTTCCAGGAAACATAGGTGGGTATACTAATGAAAGAATAATAAGAGCAACAGATGATGGTAAAATAAAACCTGTATCTAAAATAGGAGATTATGTAGAAAAAGGTGATATTGTTGCTTATGTAAATGATACTCCGATTTTTGCAGAGCTAAATGGAATAGTACGTGGAATGCTTCAAGATGGAGTCTATGTATATAATACAATGAAGAGTGGAGATATAGATCCAAGGTGTGAAAAAGATCATTGTTTTACAATATCGGATAAAGCTAGATCGATTTCAGGTGGCGTTTTAGAAGCAATTTTATACCTAAGGCATAATCAAAAGTAG
- a CDS encoding ABC transporter ATP-binding protein yields MIKVVKDIMELSGEYKKYIKKGIIVSFINGIFSSVPLLSVYYFFCAFEKNDFKSLDMSTVWNSILIFLVGVIGGIITKYLSYHYEGYCGCYMAAKERISIGDHLRRVPMSFFKENSLGDIAVSITSDLQHIETNAPTLLDLIINGLVSSIISTIFLMIFNIKIGIIFLIVFIIALLLIRVIENKGDFEIANQKKAQSIATNSTIEYIRGITIYKMYRMMGQNTAKLKKEYDEYSDACEKSEYKLIPLGGLLYAILKAARAVVILAASLMALNGELSLSIAAMMIVASFSIFTPIESISKASGMIRQMETVIDRVKAIKNFERIDADGKDIKLHKFDIEINNASFAYENQDNSDEKNITINNVSFKVKENSMTAIVGPSGCGKTTMTRLIARFYDVLKGEVKVGGVDVKKLTCDSLLENVSMVFQNVYLFNDTIMNNIKFGNPNATEEEVKEAVRKARCDVFIENLPDGYNTVVGEGGAALSGGEKQRISIARAILKNAPIVLLDEATANIDPENEVYIQEAISQLVENKTLIVIAHRLNTIKDADQIVVMNEGQISDIGTHEELLKRGGIYEVFWNIRQNANVWQVKNS; encoded by the coding sequence ATGATAAAAGTTGTAAAAGATATAATGGAGCTTTCAGGAGAATATAAAAAATATATAAAGAAGGGAATCATAGTAAGTTTTATTAACGGGATTTTTTCAAGTGTACCTCTTTTATCAGTTTATTATTTCTTTTGTGCTTTTGAAAAAAATGATTTTAAGAGCTTAGACATGAGTACTGTGTGGAATAGTATTTTAATATTTTTAGTTGGAGTTATCGGTGGAATTATAACTAAATATTTATCATATCATTATGAAGGTTATTGTGGATGTTACATGGCAGCTAAAGAGAGAATATCAATAGGAGATCATCTTCGCCGTGTACCTATGAGTTTCTTTAAAGAAAATAGTTTGGGTGACATAGCTGTGTCAATTACATCTGATCTTCAACATATAGAAACTAATGCGCCAACACTTTTAGATTTAATCATTAATGGATTAGTATCATCAATAATATCAACAATTTTTCTTATGATTTTTAATATTAAAATAGGAATTATATTTTTAATTGTATTTATTATTGCTTTATTACTTATTAGGGTAATTGAAAATAAAGGTGATTTTGAAATTGCAAATCAAAAGAAAGCTCAGTCCATAGCGACTAATTCAACTATAGAATATATAAGAGGAATTACTATATATAAAATGTATAGAATGATGGGACAAAATACAGCTAAGTTAAAGAAAGAATATGATGAATATAGTGATGCCTGTGAGAAGAGTGAGTATAAGCTAATACCATTAGGTGGATTACTTTATGCTATATTAAAAGCTGCACGTGCTGTTGTAATATTAGCAGCTTCATTAATGGCTTTAAATGGTGAATTGTCTTTATCAATAGCTGCAATGATGATAGTTGCTTCATTTAGCATATTTACTCCAATTGAAAGCATAAGCAAAGCATCAGGAATGATAAGACAAATGGAAACAGTAATAGATAGAGTAAAAGCGATTAAGAATTTTGAAAGAATTGATGCTGATGGAAAAGATATAAAACTTCATAAATTTGATATAGAAATTAATAATGCATCTTTTGCATATGAAAATCAAGATAATAGTGATGAAAAGAATATAACAATAAATAATGTTTCATTTAAAGTTAAAGAAAATAGCATGACAGCAATTGTAGGTCCTTCAGGATGTGGAAAAACAACTATGACAAGACTTATTGCAAGATTTTATGATGTACTTAAAGGAGAAGTAAAAGTTGGAGGAGTAGATGTTAAGAAACTTACTTGTGATAGTTTGTTAGAAAATGTAAGCATGGTATTCCAAAATGTATACTTATTTAATGATACAATTATGAATAATATTAAATTTGGTAACCCTAATGCAACTGAAGAGGAAGTGAAAGAAGCAGTTAGAAAAGCTAGATGTGATGTATTTATTGAAAATCTTCCTGATGGATATAATACTGTAGTTGGAGAAGGTGGAGCTGCTTTATCAGGTGGTGAAAAACAAAGAATATCTATTGCTAGAGCAATATTAAAAAATGCTCCAATAGTTCTCCTTGATGAAGCAACTGCTAATATTGATCCAGAAAATGAGGTATATATTCAAGAAGCTATAAGTCAGCTTGTAGAAAATAAAACACTTATAGTAATAGCTCATAGACTTAATACAATAAAAGATGCTGATCAAATAGTAGTAATGAATGAAGGACAAATAAGTGATATTGGAACTCATGAAGAATTGCTTAAGAGAGGCGGTATTTACGAAGTATTCTGGAATATAAGACAAAATGCTAATGTATGGCAAGTTAAGAATTCTTAA
- the selD gene encoding selenide, water dikinase SelD gives MSRNIKLTNLTKTSGCAAKIGPSILHNVLSSLPKFEDANLLVGFDTSDDACVYKINDNTVAIQTVDFFPPMVDDPYTFGQIAAANALSDIYAMGGNPATAMNLLCFPSCLDMSIMHDILAGGYDKVKESGAVIAGGHTIADPTPKYGLCVSGFAHPSEILSNSNAKTGDVIILTKPLGIGVMNTAAKAELLTESKVKEIAAIMSMLNKYAKECMSGLDVHACTDITGFSLIGHSYEMASGSSKTIEIFSDCIPIIDGALDYAKMGIIPEGMYNNFDYLKDKFTLASDIKQELQDVLLDPQTSGGLLISLPERNVKEFLSRSETFTSYARVVGQVFDKGDKHIIIK, from the coding sequence ATGTCACGAAATATAAAACTTACGAATTTAACTAAAACTTCAGGGTGTGCTGCTAAGATAGGACCTAGTATTCTTCATAATGTTTTGAGTAGTTTACCTAAATTTGAAGATGCAAATTTGCTTGTTGGATTTGATACTAGTGATGATGCCTGTGTATATAAAATTAATGATAATACAGTAGCAATTCAAACTGTGGATTTTTTTCCACCAATGGTTGATGATCCATATACTTTTGGACAAATTGCAGCTGCCAATGCTCTTAGTGATATATATGCAATGGGCGGAAATCCTGCAACAGCTATGAACTTACTTTGCTTTCCGTCTTGCTTAGATATGTCAATTATGCATGATATACTTGCAGGAGGATATGATAAGGTCAAGGAATCAGGTGCAGTAATTGCTGGTGGACATACTATAGCAGATCCTACGCCTAAATATGGTCTTTGTGTAAGTGGATTTGCACATCCAAGTGAAATTCTTTCAAATAGTAATGCAAAAACTGGAGATGTAATTATACTAACAAAACCATTGGGGATTGGAGTAATGAATACTGCAGCTAAAGCAGAGTTACTTACTGAAAGTAAAGTTAAAGAAATTGCAGCCATAATGTCTATGTTAAATAAATATGCAAAAGAATGTATGTCAGGACTTGATGTACATGCATGCACTGATATAACAGGCTTTAGCTTGATTGGTCATAGCTATGAAATGGCAAGTGGGAGCAGTAAAACAATAGAGATTTTTAGTGATTGTATACCTATTATAGATGGAGCACTAGATTATGCTAAAATGGGCATTATACCTGAAGGTATGTATAATAATTTTGATTATTTAAAAGATAAGTTTACTTTAGCTTCAGATATTAAGCAGGAGCTACAAGATGTGCTATTAGATCCACAAACATCAGGTGGACTGCTTATTTCACTTCCAGAAAGAAATGTTAAAGAGTTTTTATCAAGAAGTGAAACATTTACTTCATATGCAAGAGTTGTTGGACAGGTTTTTGATAAAGGTGATAAGCATATAATTATTAAATAA
- a CDS encoding ABC transporter ATP-binding protein produces the protein MKKENPVSEIFAYARDGKQRLILSAIFAVISVILGLIPFSLGAKILEQLLDGNLTRDYAIKLGLICLVAFLLKEFFGSISTYISHGVAFRTLRNIRVTIIDKIERVSLGYINGQSLGEFKKTIIDDVDSLEFVLAHAIPEMISNSIAPILLIIYMFTISWRSAVAGLISTIIGIFVVAIMMAGGAQKIFKVFTEGSAKMNSTVIEYVNGMEVIKVFNQTASSMKKYEGSVTNYRDVMNAWYNHCYPFLAINNVIAPLSVAFVLPVTAISYISGAMTMESMILSIVVCLGVSEPIQKLVKFTDHFNEINMVYSKLKQILSMPELSVGNKKIDVNNTGIKVENIKFGYSNNEIIHSVSFEAKQGKMTALVGVSGSGKSTIAKLIARFYEVQEGSIKIGDTDIKKMPFGDYSNLISYVSQDNYLPNLSLRDNVLMGKPNATETEFERAVEAAGCNEFIKKFERGYDTMVGDAGDKLSGGERQRVSIARAIIKNAPIVILDEATASIDPENESKIQNALDKLSKGKTLIVIAHRLSTIINADNIILMNKGEINAQGTHEELLEKSKQYKSMWEAHVGAKDWSMHKYVNRVKEGVR, from the coding sequence ATGAAAAAAGAAAATCCAGTTTCTGAAATTTTTGCATATGCAAGAGATGGGAAACAAAGGCTGATTTTATCAGCTATCTTTGCTGTAATAAGCGTTATACTTGGTTTAATTCCATTTTCGCTTGGCGCAAAGATATTAGAACAATTATTAGATGGAAATCTAACAAGAGATTATGCTATTAAACTTGGATTAATATGCCTTGTCGCATTTCTATTAAAAGAATTTTTTGGCTCAATTTCAACTTATATTTCACATGGAGTTGCATTTAGAACTTTAAGGAATATAAGAGTAACTATAATAGATAAGATTGAAAGAGTTTCCTTAGGTTATATAAATGGACAATCCTTGGGAGAATTTAAAAAGACAATAATTGATGATGTAGACAGCCTTGAATTTGTATTAGCGCATGCAATACCAGAAATGATATCAAATAGTATTGCACCAATTTTACTTATTATTTATATGTTTACAATAAGTTGGAGAAGTGCAGTAGCAGGACTTATTTCAACAATAATTGGAATATTTGTTGTGGCAATAATGATGGCTGGTGGTGCTCAAAAGATTTTTAAAGTATTTACAGAAGGCAGTGCAAAAATGAATTCAACTGTTATAGAGTATGTAAATGGTATGGAAGTAATAAAGGTATTTAACCAAACTGCTTCTTCTATGAAAAAATATGAAGGCTCAGTAACTAATTACAGAGATGTTATGAATGCATGGTATAATCACTGTTATCCATTTTTAGCTATTAATAATGTAATTGCACCTTTAAGTGTTGCGTTTGTACTTCCTGTGACTGCAATATCATATATTTCAGGTGCAATGACTATGGAAAGTATGATTTTATCAATAGTAGTTTGCCTTGGAGTATCAGAACCTATACAAAAACTTGTAAAATTTACAGATCATTTTAATGAAATAAATATGGTTTATAGTAAGCTTAAACAAATACTAAGTATGCCAGAACTTAGTGTAGGAAATAAAAAAATAGATGTTAATAATACAGGAATTAAAGTTGAAAACATTAAGTTTGGATATTCTAATAATGAAATAATTCATAGTGTTTCATTTGAAGCTAAACAAGGAAAGATGACAGCATTAGTAGGGGTATCTGGTTCAGGTAAATCTACTATAGCAAAACTTATTGCAAGATTCTATGAAGTGCAAGAAGGTTCAATTAAAATAGGTGATACAGACATAAAGAAAATGCCTTTTGGTGATTATTCTAACTTAATATCTTATGTATCACAAGATAATTATTTACCTAACCTTTCACTAAGAGATAATGTTTTAATGGGAAAACCAAATGCTACTGAGACTGAATTTGAAAGAGCGGTAGAAGCAGCTGGATGTAATGAATTTATTAAAAAATTTGAACGAGGATATGATACTATGGTTGGTGATGCTGGAGATAAGTTATCTGGTGGAGAAAGACAAAGAGTATCCATTGCAAGAGCTATAATTAAAAATGCACCAATAGTAATTCTTGATGAAGCTACTGCATCAATTGACCCAGAAAATGAAAGTAAGATTCAAAATGCTCTTGATAAACTTTCAAAAGGAAAAACACTTATAGTAATTGCCCACCGTTTATCAACAATAATAAATGCAGATAACATTATATTAATGAATAAAGGTGAAATTAATGCACAAGGAACTCATGAAGAACTGTTAGAAAAATCAAAACAATATAAGAGTATGTGGGAAGCTCATGTTGGAGCTAAAGATTGGAGTATGCACAAATATGTTAATAGAGTAAAAGAAGGTGTAAGATAA